One Bdellovibrionales bacterium CG10_big_fil_rev_8_21_14_0_10_45_34 genomic region harbors:
- a CDS encoding pilus assembly protein — MLAKILRVCLAFFFSLLLLGLLTPGAYASDGESGTEPEVVYLTQGFEEVINVPDLPTKPKFEGEFKKVTNVSYSSDNHQLKFVPKNIGSGTLTIKNLRGEKIKEYVITVRKSNLNRVAREVSTLLREIEGITVKIINNKVIVDGEVLLPRDLNRIHSVVSQYADMASNIVRMSPHARKKIAEFIERDINNPEIHVRSVNDTFILEGVSNSEDEKKRAEIIAKTYVPDPVTTSAPGVRNIARAPVVNLISVRSAPAAGPKKIIQLVVHYVELKKDYTRGFRFQWTPDVTDNSEVQFSNKNDNILSTITGTISNLLPKLNWAKQHGHARVLQSTSIIVENGTKGLINSVTAVPFQTINQIGSPSTSFQEVGIKSDITPNLVSENSDSVSLQISFELSGLMGITDQGPLLSRNNIQTSVTVRSGMSAAIGGLVQNSSGTDYNKLPQNVSANPIISLYTSKSFRKDQSQFVVFVTPIIKSSASSGSDEIKKKFRLRY; from the coding sequence ATGTTGGCAAAAATCTTACGCGTATGCCTAGCGTTCTTTTTTTCTCTCTTGCTTTTGGGCCTTCTTACTCCCGGGGCCTATGCCTCTGACGGTGAATCGGGCACTGAGCCAGAAGTTGTTTACCTGACTCAGGGCTTTGAAGAGGTCATCAATGTTCCTGACTTACCTACTAAGCCGAAGTTTGAAGGAGAATTTAAAAAGGTCACAAACGTTTCGTACTCCTCTGACAACCATCAACTCAAATTTGTCCCTAAGAACATCGGATCCGGAACCCTGACAATCAAGAACTTGCGCGGTGAAAAAATTAAAGAATACGTGATCACCGTGAGAAAAAGTAATCTCAACCGTGTCGCTCGCGAAGTCTCTACTTTGCTCAGAGAAATCGAGGGGATCACGGTTAAGATCATCAATAACAAAGTAATTGTTGATGGCGAGGTGTTGCTTCCGCGAGATCTCAACCGCATTCATTCTGTTGTGAGCCAATACGCTGATATGGCATCTAACATTGTGCGGATGTCTCCGCATGCCAGAAAGAAAATTGCTGAGTTTATAGAGCGAGATATTAATAACCCTGAAATTCACGTCAGAAGCGTCAATGACACATTCATCTTAGAGGGCGTCTCTAATAGCGAAGACGAGAAGAAGCGAGCTGAAATTATCGCAAAAACTTATGTCCCTGATCCGGTCACGACGTCGGCTCCTGGCGTTCGAAATATCGCAAGAGCTCCCGTCGTCAACTTGATCTCCGTGCGCTCAGCCCCAGCTGCTGGCCCTAAAAAAATCATTCAGTTGGTTGTCCATTATGTAGAGCTCAAGAAAGACTACACGCGAGGTTTTCGATTTCAATGGACTCCTGACGTGACAGACAACTCTGAAGTGCAGTTTTCAAATAAGAACGACAATATTCTTTCTACCATTACCGGAACCATTTCTAATCTGCTACCAAAACTCAACTGGGCAAAACAGCACGGCCATGCGCGTGTGCTTCAAAGTACGTCTATCATAGTTGAAAACGGAACCAAGGGACTTATCAATTCGGTGACAGCGGTACCGTTTCAGACAATCAATCAAATTGGCAGCCCCAGCACCAGTTTTCAAGAAGTGGGCATCAAGTCTGATATAACCCCGAATCTCGTGAGTGAAAATTCCGACAGTGTTTCTCTACAGATCTCATTTGAGCTTTCTGGCCTAATGGGAATCACCGATCAAGGGCCTTTGCTATCAAGGAACAATATTCAGACCTCAGTAACGGTAAGAAGCGGTATGAGTGCAGCAATTGGCGGCCTTGTACAAAATAGCAGTGGAACCGACTACAACAAGCTTCCACAAAACGTGAGCGCCAACCCCATTATATCGCTTTACACTTCAAAAAGTTTTCGAAAAGATCAAAGCCAGTTTGTGGTGTTTGTGACTCCCATTATAAAGAGCTCAGCAAGCTCTGGCTCGGATGAAATCAAAAAGAAATTTCGGTTAAGGTATTAG